The Archangium primigenium genomic interval TCCGCGAGCGACGTCATGAAGGGGCGCGTGCTGGACACGGCCACGATCTCCATCCCGTCGCCCAGCGGCTGCCGCGAGCCCACGGACATCGGCGCCTCGCCGCCCTTCCAGTCATCGCCCCGGACGAGCAGCGGCAGCCAGACGTGGGGCAACTGGGGCAGCAGCGTGCGGACCGAGCCGCGCCGCACGACGTGGCCGGACTGGCCGACGATGAGCGTCTTGCGCCCGTGCTCGGCCAGCTCCGACTCGGAGCCCGCCGTGCCAATCACCTTGTCGCCCTGGAGCACCATGAGCGCGGCGACCCCGGAGGACAGCGTCGCGGTGTCGAGCATCTTGGGCGTGAACAGCGGCGCGCCCACCACCAGGGTGGCGGCCACGTCCGAGCGGCCGCCCTCGGCGTTCCACAGCACGGGCACGGAGAAGAAGACGTGCGGGGCGCCGAACGCGTCCTGCACGTGGCCCTCGGCGCCCACCTTGAGCAGGGCGCGCGGATCGAACGCGTCGTCCGCGAGCGGCTCGCCGCCGGCGCGCGAGTACAGGGCGCCGTCCGGAGTGAGCAGCGCGAGCACCAGCGAGTCCTTGAGCGACTCGGGCACGAGCTCGGCGGAAGCGGTGCGCAGGGCGGCGAAGCGCTCGCCCACGGGCGGCTCCACGATGCGGATGCCCTTGCCCTTGGGCAGGGATTCCACCTGGGGCTGCACGGCGGTGGCCACGTCGGGGCTGGAGGCGAGCGCGAGCGCCACGCGCTGCAGTGCCGAGCGGCGTGCTTCCATCGCACGCGACACCTCGGCGATGGCCGCAGTAGGAGAAGCCGCCGCGCCTTCCACCGCCCGCGCGCTCAGGGGGCCGGACAGCAGCGGCAGATGAATCGCACCCAATCCGAGGACCAGGAGCGCGAAGAGGAGAAACTTTAGGCGGACCATCACCGACCTTTAAGCCCGGGGTGGAGGCGCGGTTATATCGTCCACGCCTTGGACCCAGCAAGAATCGTGCGGCGTCCGCCTGGGAGCCCGGACAGCGAGCAAGAAGCCCGGGCCCCCGGTCGCCCGGCCTACAGGCGAACGTCGTACGGCAGCCCGTCGGGGCTCGCGTCCTGGCGCTTCTCCACCATGCGCTTGACCGCGTTGACCAGCCGGTCGCGCGCCAGGTCGATGGCGGCGAACATGGTCTCCGCCGTCTCGGTGATATTCACGGACGGGAAGCCCGGCATGCGCACCGTCACCCGGCACTCCTGGTCCACACCCCCCTTGGGCCCGTTGACGTCCTTGAGGGCGATATCGATCTCCGCCGCCTCGCTGTCGACGAACTTGGCGATGGGCTCCACCAGGTGCCCATTGGCGTAGTCCCGCAGCGAATCCGTCAGGCTCAAATGGATCCCGCGCATCAACACCTTCATGCGTTACCTCCCTTGGTCTCCCCACAATGCGCAGTCCCGGCGCCGGGCGTGAGGCGGGGCCTGTCGGTTTAGACCTCGCCGCCCGCTTCCCTGGCCGCTCCACGGGCGGTGAGACGCGGAGGGGGGAGGATGCTTCTGGCGGAAGGAAGCGTTAGCCATTGGCATGGGGGAGCGAATGGGTGACCGGATCAAGGTACTGCTGGTGGAAGATGATGGAGACAGCCGGGAGCTCCTCGCGGAGCTGCTCGAGCCGGACTTCGACGTCATCACCGCGGTGGATGGCGTCTCGGGGCTGCAGGCCTTCGAGAACGACCACCCGGACGTGGTCATCACCGACGAGTCCCTGCCCCGGATGTGCGGCACGGCCTTGGCCCAGGAGGTCAAGAACCGCGAGCCGCGAACGGGCGTGGTGTTGGTGTCCGGATATTCGAACGTGGACGCTGGATGCTGTGACGAGGTCCTGCGCAAGCCCGTGGATGTCGAGCGTTTGTCAGACGTCATCGGAAGGCTCGGGGAAGCGGCCAGGCACTGAGGTGGGGGTGCTAACTTCGCGCCTGGTTGCCAGGTTGTGTTCCTGGAGGGAGGCACGATGAAGTACTGCATGCAGTGCGGTTCCGAGTACCAGGATGGCGTGGTGCGTTGCGCGGACTGTCCCGACAGCGCCCTGGTGGACGCGGAGACGATGAGCCAGCGGCACATTCCCCTGCCGGGCGAGAGCGACACGCGCAAGTTCGCGCGGGTGGCCACCGCCGAGGACCAGTTCACCGCCGAGGACTACGTGCGGCTGCTGGAACTCAAGAGCATCCCCGTCTTCGCCCAGCCGCGACGCGCCGGCGTGGTGGACGTGCTCACCACGGGCGCCCTGGAATCCTGGTGGGACATCATGGTCGGCGAGGAGCACCTCGCGCAGGCCGCCCAGCTCATCGCCCAGGAGCAACAACAGCTGGAGTCCACCTCCGCGGAGGCCGCGCGGGCCGCCGAGGAGGAGGAACTCGAGACGGAGAGCGCCGTGCCGCCGGGAGGCCCCTAGGCGGCGGTGCGTTTCACTCCGAGTGGACCCAGGCCCCGCGCGCGGGCGCGGGCGCCAGGACCTCGAAGAGGCTCACCCCGGTGACCCTCCACTTGTCGTACTTCGCGTTGCGCGCGAGGAAGCTCTCCAGGTCCTCGTCCACCACCCGGCCGGCGCCGTCCGCGCCGCGCCGCGCGTGCCGCAGCCACGTGCGCTTGCCCTTCTGCACCACGAAGCCCAGGTGGGTGATGCGCGTGGCCTTGTAGGGCATGTCCTCGCGCAGCACGACGAGGATGCTCCCGGAGGGCACCTGCCGGGCGTGGGCCATCACCCGCTCCAGCGGAATCATGTCCAGCTCGAACGTGCCCTCCACCTGGCGCTCGCGGGGCAGGCCCAGGGACAGCGAGGACGGCGACTTCCAGGACTGCGCGGTGAGCGTCTTGCGCACCCGCACGGTGTCCTCGCCCCCCAGGGTCCGCGTCACGTCCAGCAGGAAGCCCTTGCGCTGGTTGTTGGGCAGCCACTGGGCCTCCATGAGGTGGTTGCGCTCCTCGTAGGTGGGCGCGTTCGCGTAGCGCAGGCGCTCGAGCAGCCCGGCCACCTCGGTGTCCGCCCGCGCCAGGCTCATGGCCAGCGTCTGCTCCACGAAGGTGAGGCAGTCCACCGCGTCCAGGCGGAAGGAGGGATCCGGGTCCACCCCCTGCCCCTCGCCCAGGGGCGAGTGCACGTACGGGGTGCCGAGGAAGCGCTCGCTCACGCGCAAGAGTCGCTCGGGCAGGGTCAGGCCCGCGTCCCCGGCGATGACCTCCGCGCGCTCGCGCTCGCTGAGCGACGTCCAGCCCGTGGGGACCCGGGCATTGAGATGGGGCGGCAGCACGGGCGGCGTCGAGACGGGCGCGGCCACCGGGGCCTGCGCGAGCAGCGTGGCCACCAGGACGGCGAGGGTCACTTCGTCGCCCCCGCCACGCCCGCCGCGCGCAGGATGGCCTTGCGCTGGTCATCCGCGAGCTGGAGCGTCTCCAGCTCCTTCTCGTAGACGAGCTTCTCCGTGCCGTTGGCGTTCCACGAGGCGAGCACGAGCCAGGGCAGCATCTTCTTGTCCCCGCCCTGCGAGAGGATGCGGGCCGCGCCCGCCGCGAGCGCGCGGTCCTTGTCCTCGAGCAGCGGCCGCAGCGCCTCGCCCGCCTGCTTCTCCGGCACGCCCTCGTAGAGCGCCAGGCCCTGGCGGCGCACGTGCTTGTCCTCGCTGGCGAGCAGCTTCCGGGCGAAGGCGAAGCCCTCGGGGGCGCCCAACAGGCACAGGCCCCGGGCGGCGGCGAAGCGGGTGGTCTCCGAGCTGTCGTCGAGGAAGCCCTTGAGGGCGGGCCCCTGCTTCTTGTCGCCCGTGGCCCCGGCCGCCTCCAGCATCATCACGCGCGTCTGCATGTCGGACTCCTGGCGTGCCGCCTCCACCAGGGGGGCGCCCACCCGGGGGTCCCGGCTGGCGCCCAGGGCCCGCGCCGCCTCCCGGCGCGCCCCGAGCGACTTGTCCTCCAGGAGCGGCAGCAGCACGTCCACGCGCCGCGAGCGCAGCTTGCCCAGGCCCTGCGCCGCGTACATGCGCACCGCGCCATCCTCGTGGCCCACCAGCCGCAGCAGCAGGGGCTCGGCCGGGCGCGTCTCCAGCCCCGCCACCACCGCCGTCACGTCCCGCAGGCGCCGCGGCTCGAGGATCATCGACATCCGACGCTCGAGGAGTTGCACCGCGTAGGCCTCCTCGCGCTGGGTGCGCAGGCGCGAGATGGCCGCGGGCACGGCGATGCGCCCCTCGAGCACGTCCTGCACCAGGTCCTCGGTGACCGACCGGCGCTCCATGCGCTTCTGGGCCGACGGGGGGGCGGCGTGCGCGAGCGGCGCGGCCAGGGACAACACGAGGAGCAGACGGACGGGGGGAAGTCGCACGGGGGTGGAGGATGGCAAGCCCCGCTCGGGGCTGTCAAAAACGCCGCGCCCCCACCCTTTGTTCCCGGTCACCCCGATTCTTGACCCCCTCCGGGGCGATTGATACGACCGCCCCCAGTGTCTTCCAGCCTTTACCCCGAGGCCCCTTCCATGAAGCGACTCCTGGCAGTGGTGGCTGTGGCGGGCGCCCTGTGCGGCTGCGGCCCCGTGAAGTCCACCTCGCACCTGCTGGACGCCGAGGTGCAGATCCAGGCGGCCCGCACCGCGGGCGCCGAGAAGCTGGCCCCCTACGAGTGGACGGCCGCCAACCTCTACATCCACAAGGCGCGCGAGGAGGTCGGCTTCTCCGACTACCAGGCGGGCGTGGACTTCTCCGTGAAGGCCTCGCGCTTCGCCACCGAGGCCCGGGAGAAGGCGCTCTCCGTGGCCAACGAGAGCATCGACAACGCCGAGTCCCAGAGCCTGCCCACCCCCAGCCCCTGACCCAGGGAGCCCCTACCGATGCGACGTCTCATCGTCTCCTCGCTGCTCATGCTGTGCGCCTCCTCCTGCGTGAGCGGGAACAAGGTCCGCGCGGACTCCGAGGTCATCCAGGCCAGCATCGAGCGCGCCCGCCGCAGCGGCGCCATGCGCTGCGCGCCCGTGGACCTCGCCACCGCCGAGGCCAACCTCGACTTCGCCCTCGGGGAGATCGGCCAGGGCGCCAGCTATCGCGCCTCCGAGCACCTGCGCACCGCCGAGGCCGCCATCTCCCGCGCCCTCGAGCAGTCCAAGACGTGCGTGCCGCCCCGGGTGGTCATCGGCAAGGAGAAGCCCGAGCCGGTGGCGAGCGCCACGCC includes:
- a CDS encoding HPF/RaiA family ribosome-associated protein — translated: MKVLMRGIHLSLTDSLRDYANGHLVEPIAKFVDSEAAEIDIALKDVNGPKGGVDQECRVTVRMPGFPSVNITETAETMFAAIDLARDRLVNAVKRMVEKRQDASPDGLPYDVRL
- a CDS encoding N-acetylmuramoyl-L-alanine amidase-like domain-containing protein translates to MTLAVLVATLLAQAPVAAPVSTPPVLPPHLNARVPTGWTSLSERERAEVIAGDAGLTLPERLLRVSERFLGTPYVHSPLGEGQGVDPDPSFRLDAVDCLTFVEQTLAMSLARADTEVAGLLERLRYANAPTYEERNHLMEAQWLPNNQRKGFLLDVTRTLGGEDTVRVRKTLTAQSWKSPSSLSLGLPRERQVEGTFELDMIPLERVMAHARQVPSGSILVVLREDMPYKATRITHLGFVVQKGKRTWLRHARRGADGAGRVVDEDLESFLARNAKYDKWRVTGVSLFEVLAPAPARGAWVHSE
- a CDS encoding DUF4398 domain-containing protein yields the protein MKRLLAVVAVAGALCGCGPVKSTSHLLDAEVQIQAARTAGAEKLAPYEWTAANLYIHKAREEVGFSDYQAGVDFSVKASRFATEAREKALSVANESIDNAESQSLPTPSP
- a CDS encoding response regulator codes for the protein MGDRIKVLLVEDDGDSRELLAELLEPDFDVITAVDGVSGLQAFENDHPDVVITDESLPRMCGTALAQEVKNREPRTGVVLVSGYSNVDAGCCDEVLRKPVDVERLSDVIGRLGEAARH
- a CDS encoding HEAT repeat domain-containing protein gives rise to the protein MPSSTPVRLPPVRLLLVLSLAAPLAHAAPPSAQKRMERRSVTEDLVQDVLEGRIAVPAAISRLRTQREEAYAVQLLERRMSMILEPRRLRDVTAVVAGLETRPAEPLLLRLVGHEDGAVRMYAAQGLGKLRSRRVDVLLPLLEDKSLGARREAARALGASRDPRVGAPLVEAARQESDMQTRVMMLEAAGATGDKKQGPALKGFLDDSSETTRFAAARGLCLLGAPEGFAFARKLLASEDKHVRRQGLALYEGVPEKQAGEALRPLLEDKDRALAAGAARILSQGGDKKMLPWLVLASWNANGTEKLVYEKELETLQLADDQRKAILRAAGVAGATK